A region of the Pseudorca crassidens isolate mPseCra1 chromosome 9, mPseCra1.hap1, whole genome shotgun sequence genome:
CTAGAGGGGGCGCCTGTTTTCAGCAGCCTCCTCAGGGGCTGCGCAGTGTTGCTCAGGAGGTCAGGAATGTGTTGAGAGTCACCCCGGGAGCACAGGGGAGAGGGGTGAGCTGGGGTAGTGAAGGGGGTCTCAGATCCAGGTCCTAGGGCTGAGCCCTGGCCCTCCCAATTCATTTTGAGTCTAGGTCCCTGGGGGGACAGGTTGGGGGGAAAGGGCCCTGGTGATGGTAGGCGGGGTCTAGGCTGGGCTCTGGGGCAGTCTCAGGCCTGGACCCTTGCGAGGTCTCcagccttctcttcctccctcccccacccctgcccgctGCAGGATGATCCTCAGTGTTCTCACGGGCCTGCTCTTCGGCAGCGATGGCTACTACGTGGCGCTGGCCTGGACTTCATCCGCGCTCATGTACTTCATCGTGAGTCTGGGGCTGGCTCCTCTTCTCCTGGGGTCGGAGCTGGGGACAAGCTTCCCCTTCCCGGCCCAGCTTCAGCTCTCTCCTTTATTCCAGGTGCGCTCTTTGCGAACAGCAGCCCTGGGCCCCGACAGCATGGGGGGCCCGGCCCGCCGGCAACGTCTCCAGCTCTACCTGACTCTGGGAGCTGCAGCCTTTCAGCCCCTCATGATATACTGGCTGACCTTCCACCTGGTCCGGTGACCCCCGGTCCCCACTGGCACTGATTTTTCCATACATTGAAGATTTGGTTTCCTTGATTTCGTTTGAGCCTTGTTTCTGGGGCTTATGGGGGGATTTGCCGACACTTGTGGGCCTTTGCATTGCCCAGGGGACCAGGCTCGGGCTTTCTCCAAGGAGGGGGATCCAGGGAGGGCTCCCTGGAGTTGGTGGCCTTGATACTGCCTCGGAAGGCAGATGGAAGTGTTTCAGCAGAAATAGTTGTTTATCTGTGGCTGAGAAAGTGAGAATGGAAGTGGGCAGCTGCTAAGGAGACCTCAAAGGCCTCTGATCCATCTGAGGAGGTCCCTAGTGGGGTCTGTAGGCTAGTGGCGTGAGGCCAGCTGTGCTAAGGATTTAGCTCAGGACTGCCCCCTATGCAGTCCCTTTCCCCCCATCACCTCTTTAAGCCTTTTAGGAGCAGACGTGTTTGCAGtagtttattcatattttgtCACAAACGGCCGGGGAGGGGGTGCCGGACTCCTCCAGGCAACATAGAAAATAGGTCCAAGAGACAGGGTGGCTGGGGTTGGGGCAAGGGGGGACAGGGAGGGGTCTGGAGAgaaagcctgggggaggggggagggcagaCTAGGGGTGGGGCTGCCCCCCTGCTGAGCCTGCTCATTCCCGGTGTGGGTACCGCCCCACCTGCAGGGGGAGCcccagggtgggggtggtggtggagggggcgGCCCAGAACTTCCAGGGTCAAGCCCTGCCCCGTGGCAGGGCCTAAATGCCCTCTGAAGTGGACAAGGCCGGAGGTCCCGCCCCTTCCAGGACTGACTGCCATGCCCACAGGCTGGCAGAGGAGCTCCTGCCCCTATTTAGAGCTCTGCCCAGCCCTAGTCCAAGGGGAGGGGGCTCTGAAGGCGGGAAGTCCCCGTAGCAgcagtttgggggtgggggagaggaggctgggggcaccagtgccccctccctccccagggctgaGGCCTCTGCggcccaggggcagggctgggggtgcaCAGGCGTCCGGTCCGTTCTGGGCTCGCTCCCTGGCCGGCTTCCCCCTTAGAAACTCACCAACGTATAAACCATACTGTGGGAAGACGAGGCAGTGAGCCAAGTCGCGAGCATGCCCACTACTGGCCACCCACCCTGTCGCGCCCTAGGTTGCCCTCAGTCATCAAGGGCAAAGGGCAGGAACTTGGGGCCCAGCCATTCCTGGGATTGGAGGGATGGTGCCTGGAGCATCCCTTCCCTGACTTCTGACCGCCATGGGCAGGACCTCACCTGTACAGGTAATAGAAGAAGGAGAGCAGGTAGAAGGCGAGTTTGCACCAGGACTCCTTCTGGCAGTAGTTGAGGATGTCAGCATTCATGATGGAGACCGCGTCATACATGACCTCAGAACCATCCGCAGGACGGTGGAAGTAcctggggggagagaggggccTGAGTGCCCACCCTCAAGGCTCCCACCCACATCCTGCCCCGCTCTCCCATCTCACCCTCCCGAAGGCAGCTGCTACCCTCACCTCCAGAGGTGGTAGAAGAGGAGGGGGATGTTGAGGCCCAGGGTCACCCACTCTGCTGCACACAGAAACATCAGACAGAAGAGGCCGTGGATGGAGTATTCTGGGACCACCAGCTGGGGAGTGAGGGTGAGAGGTCAGCGGCCAGGTGCTAGGACAGATCCAAGCTTCAAGGGCACTTGGGAGGTGCCCACCCACCATCACCTCTGGGGACTGAAAGGGCTTCTAgcctcccactccctcccacgTGGCAGAGCAGATCAAACAGGCCGCAGAGGGGGAAGGCCCGGCTCTGGGTTACAGTGGCGCTGAGCTCGGCTAGGAGACTCCTGCCCCTAGCCCTGACACTGACCTTCCTCAGGAGGCAGCAGATGCGTTCGATGTTTTTTAAACGCTCGCGCTGTAGGGAGAGGAAAAGACCGCAATGGTGGAGGTGAAGGAGCGGGCACTGGGGGCGCCCCGCCCCCCTCCCACGCCCCCCCACTCCCTGCACGTGGCCGCCAGGGGGCGCCAGAGCAGACTCTGCGGCGTTTCCGGCGGCGCGGCAGGAAAGCAGCCGCGCCGTCCCCATAGCGACCGTCACCATGGAGGGATCTTCACCCGCGTCTCCATGGCAACAGCCCAGAGCCTGGCAACGGCTGCCCCGCCAGGAGGAACCCGAGCCCTGAGCCCGAGCCAGGTGTTTGCTGGGGGCTGGgacaaggcagaggaaggggcacGGCCACCGTCCCCTCTACCTCCGTCTTCCTGTCCTCCCGCCGTCCTCCACCCGCGACATATGGCAAGACAGACGGACGGACACACCTCGGCACAACACATGTATCACTTACTGCCCGCGCTGGGTTCCCCTGGTCGATGGGGTTCTTGAAGTCGGTCCGCAGCTCGTCAAAGGCTATGATCTGGGGGAGGGGCGTGTGCCCGTCAGGGTTGGGGCAGCAGCTTATGGCCCCCCACGCATTCTTCTGTGGCATAAGATTCACACATGGGGATCGGACGAGATGGGACGTGCTGcaaaggtggagaaactgaggcccagagaggggtggagcctggcccaaggtcacacaacaatTTGGAATGGAACTCTAGTGTGCTGATGCCCAGTTCAGGACATGTCCACTACACCTCCATCCAAAACATCCCAAGGGATAGTGTGTTCTCCGCTGGGCCCCGTGCTGAACACTAGGGTCCCAGAAGCCTGGGACACAGCCCCTGCCCGGGAGGAACCCCAGACTTGGGAGAAAAACTGTGAACTACATCCAGGGTGATCAGGGCTGTGGAGTGCAGGAAGAACCTGGGGTGGGTGCCTGATTCAGCGTGGCGTGGGGATGGGCAGTTCAGGCTGGACTCTTGAGTAGGAGTTTGATGAACAAATGCGGGAAAGGCAGTCTGAACAGCAGGAACAGCAGGTACCAAGGCAGAGGGTTGAAAGAACAAGGAACATTCAGGAAGCTTGCAGGTTCTATATGGCTAAAGTGAAAGTGTGAGGCGAGCAGGAAGAAAGACGGGAATGGTGAAAGATGGGCTGGGGAGGTCAGCAGCGCCAGACGTGGGTGCCTTGTGAGGCCGGACCAGATGTTTGGACTTCAACACAGAAGTAAAGGGGAGCCATCGAGGGGTATAAAGCAGCAAAGCAGGGTGGTTAGGTTGATGTTTTAGGATTGACCGAACAGGAAGTACAAACTGGCTAACGGTCCCAGCCAAGACATACATGATGCTTCCTCCATGCCAACAGGCTTTATGTTTGTTAACTCATTTGATGCTTACAACAACCTGATGATGTAGGTGCTGGTATTATcacttccattttgcagatgaggaaactgagatagaTTAAATGACTTATCCAAGGCCACATAGCCAGTTAGTGGCAAGCCAGGTTTCTAAACCCGTTAGATTCCAGAGTTAAAATTTTAACCACTTTACTACACTCAGGCCAGACCAGTCAGGGGACTATTGGGAGTGTTGCGGCTGGGGCTTGCGGTGGGGAGGTGTGGTGATCTGAGTGAAGAGAGGGAcagtggggatggagaggtgGGGATGGATTCCAGAGCTATTTAGAAGCCAGAATCCAGAGGGCTTGAATGGCAGTGAAGTGGAGGCAAAGGGACCCAAGGTGACTTTGGGTGTTGGGGCATCTGGTGGACGGCACTGTCCTCACTGGGATGGGAAACTCTTGGGGGGAGCAGGTGTTTGACAGGATGATGGGACAGACCTGGGGGGAGCTGGCATGGGAGAAAGGCTGGCAGAGGAGCCTTCTGGAGTCCCCTCCCCTGAGCACCAGCCCTAGGATGAAGCAGCGGGCCCACCCCCCAAGCATCCCGGACCCCTTAAGGCTCGAAAGGAGAGAACACGGGCTTCCTGGAGGGAGCTGGGGCCATCTGGAGCAGCCCCACCAACTCCCCATTGACTCTGTCAGGCACAGCAACAGGGTCCAGCAGGGAGCGGAAGGGTGCCGTCTGTCTGCCCCAGAGCTGGCACCACCAGCAGGCGGCGAGTGTtgcacctcccaccccccaggctGCCTGGCGCTGACTCAGCCCCCTGGAACAAACAATCCCCCACGGTGACAGCAGACACGCGTCACTCCCCACCAGGGTTGCCTAGCGACCAGTGGGGCCTGGTGGGATCTGGGGTCCTGCCCTGTAAGGTTCTATCTAATTCTTACCAATTTGGATTGAGGAccacacctcctctccccacctgcaCACCCCTTGGCAAGCCTTGCTCTGGGCTTATATACACTCTGCTGTATATACAACaagcccactttacagatgaggaaacagactcaggacAAGAGACTTGCTATGATCGCCCAGCTAAACAGCTGAGcgaacacagtgcctgacacgtagTCGGTACTCAATGAGTATTTTTGGGGAGCACTTGGGCCCTCTCTCCCAGCCTGGGAGCCCCAGAAGGGCGAAGCCTGAGTCTTATTCATCCTTGTCACTCCCAAAGCCGACCAGAGCCTGGTTCTCAGGAGCATCGACAAGTGTGTTGGATGGAGGTCTGCTCTGAGCATCCCCTGAGGACAGGGACCCCCATAGAGGCTGTTGGGGGCCTCTGGGTGGGGAGGAGCCCAAAAAGGGGCTTCTTGAATTCCAGGAGCCTTCCTCCCAGGAGCTGGTTAGCTCTGTGTGCCCAGCCTGTGACTCTCAATTCCTTCCAGTCCTCAGGACTCCAGCCCTCCTGCCACCACCCCACAGGATTTTCCAAGGCCCTGGGATGAGATAGAAGGCTCAGAGAGACGAAGATGGACCTAggggagatggaggaagggaaatagaaatagagaagggggcagagaaaagaaaaagcaactgaGAGACCTAAAGAGAGAGAGGGCTgcagatggggtgtgtgtgtctgaagGTGTCTATGGGGGCTCACTCCTCACACAGAAGGGGCGCAGTCAGAGTCCATGGAATCCTGATGTAAAAGAGACAGACAGCAAGGGGACAGCAGGGGAGGATGAAGGGAGAGACTGATCAAGGGCCAGGGAGGACCACGGAGCAGGCAGGCAGCAGGTCCCAGGAAAAGAAAGGAGTGATGAAGTGGGGAGACCAAGAAAGAAGCAGGTGAGGCaatggggaggaagaggaaggaagcggGTACAAAGAGACCGATGGGGGATAACGCGATGATCAGGGAGGTGTGTGCTGGACGTACAAGCAGAGGATGATGAGCTGAGCGGGCCAGGGCCAAGATGCACAGGCCGTGTGGAGGGGATAGGGTGGTGGCTGAAACCTCAGGGTACATAGGAGAAGAGAGGGCAGTaaagggggtggggagcaagGGTCCCAAAAAATAAGCTGGAAGCTGATTGATAGTTCTGTAGTGAGTGGAAGGGAGACAGGCAGGGGACCACTGAGAAGGCCCCAGACAGTGGGGGAGAGGGACTCTCTCTAAAGGGAGGCAATCAGGATAAGGGATGAGAAATGAACGTTTTGAAGAACCAGGTGTGAGGCAaggctggagagagagacagaccaaAGGAAACAGGAGACAAAGAGGAAAGTgggggcaggaagaggaggaaagctGGAAAGTGGGGAGGAAACCTAGTAGGGGGAAGCCCGAACAGGAGGGGGTAGGGAAACCCAAGGTGAGCTGGTGGTCGGGGTTAGGCCTCTGGGGCTGCTTAGAGCCAATCACTGCTGGGtcagggagtgggggtggggggcgggaatGGAAAGGGTTA
Encoded here:
- the CNIH2 gene encoding protein cornichon homolog 2 isoform X2, which produces MPQKNAWGAISCCPNPDGHTPLPQIIAFDELRTDFKNPIDQGNPARARERLKNIERICCLLRKLVVPEYSIHGLFCLMFLCAAEWVTLGLNIPLLFYHLWRYFHRPADGSEVMYDAVSIMNADILNYCQKESWCKLAFYLLSFFYYLYSMVYTLVSF
- the CNIH2 gene encoding protein cornichon homolog 2 isoform X1: MAFTFAAFCYMLTLVLCASLIFFVIWHIIAFDELRTDFKNPIDQGNPARARERLKNIERICCLLRKLVVPEYSIHGLFCLMFLCAAEWVTLGLNIPLLFYHLWRYFHRPADGSEVMYDAVSIMNADILNYCQKESWCKLAFYLLSFFYYLYSMVYTLVSF